The Neoarius graeffei isolate fNeoGra1 chromosome 12, fNeoGra1.pri, whole genome shotgun sequence genome window below encodes:
- the dipk1b gene encoding divergent protein kinase domain 1B, whose amino-acid sequence MAVRGRERLAEIIAKMPRALRRLMHLVLLCPLTKGLQSRLPAVKVKYLMVAWLGVLVTSWVVYVQYSSYSELCRGHVCTMLICEHYRKGIISGSVCQSLCEEKTLTLQHCLSTLPTHQVYSAVWKEKAVVVKCGLHDAQRDASLYDKPTRGTSVDEFREMLHSFLKSSLGEQLSLGSLVLRIVSLADVNSDGKVSLAEAKSVWALLHINEFILTLVLQDKEHAPRLLGFCGQLYTTEHVAHSTLFSVNIPSWLHPLVPKALSSSLNHWLAPAWPRRARVAIGLLEMVEELFHGSYGTFYMCDATPQRVGYSTSYDCKMPDLGSVVPEATVRAFLRGRACQVNTDCTFGSDCTATCDRLAKQCNVEVVRPNLAKVCALLRDFLFFGTPSDLMEDLNKQLRTCMTLSGLASQMEVHHSLMLNNLKTLLWKKISDTKYS is encoded by the exons ATGGCGGTGAGAGGACGTGAGCGGCTCGCGGAGATCATCGCGAAGATGCCACGCGCTTTGCGGAGGCTCATGCATCTCGTGCTTCTATGCCCGCTTACTAAAGGCCTGCAG TCCCGTTTGCCTGCAGTGAAGGTGAAATACCTGATGGTGGCATGGTTGGGTGTATTGGTGACCAGCTGGGTTGTCTATGTACAGTATTCCTCCTACTCTGAACTGTGCAGAGGCCATGTCTGCACAATGCTCATT tgtgagcaCTATCGAAAGGGAATTATTTCTGGCTCTGTGTGTCAGTCTTTGTGTGAGGAGAAGACTCTAACTCTACAGCACTGCCTCTCCACATTGCCTACACACCAG GTATACAGTGCCGTGTGGAAAGAAAAAGCTGTGGTAGTAAAGTGCGGATTACATGATGCTCAGCGTGATGCCAGTCTGTATGATAAACCTACTCGTGGCACATCTGTGGATGAATTCCGAGAGATGCTGCACTCTTTTCTCAAG AGCAGTCTGGGTGAACAGCTGTCTCTTGGCTCACTTGTGCTGCGCATTGTCTCACTGGCCGATGTCAATTCCGATGGTAAAGTGTCTTTAGCTGAAGCAAAGTCAGTATGGGCTCTGCTGCACATTAATGAGTTTATCTTGACTCTGGTGCTACAGGATAAAGAGCATGCACCCCGTCTTTTGGGCTTTTGTGGCCAACTTTACACTACAGAACATGTGGCCCACAGCACCCTCTTCAGTGTAAATATACCATCCTGGCTCCACCCCCTGGTGCCCAAAGCGCTAAGCAGCTCCCTGAACCACTGGCTGGCTCCGGCCTGGCCACGCCGTGCTCGCGTTGCAATTGGTCTGCTAGAAATGGTTGAAGAGCTTTTCCACGGTTCCTATGGCACTTTTTACATGTGTGATGCCACACCCCAACGAGTGGGCTACAGCACCAGCTATGACTGCAAGATGCCTGACCTGGGAAGTGTGGTACCGGAAGCCACTGTACGGGCATTCCTGAGAGGACGAGCTTGCCAAGTCAACACTGACTGCACGTTTGGGAGCGACTGCACAGCCACTTGTGACCGCCTGGCCAAACAGTGCAATGTGGAAGTGGTGCGACCAAATCTGGCTAAAGTGTGTGCCCTCCTGAGGGATTTCCTATTCTTTGGAACACCATCTGACTTGATGGAGGACTTGAACAAGCAACTACGCACCTGCATGACACTGAGTGGCCTGGCCTCGCAAATGGAGGTGCATCACTCACTTATGTTAAATAACCTCAAAACGCTGCTGTGGAAGAAGATCTCAGACACCAAGTATTCCTGA